A genomic region of Deinococcus aerolatus contains the following coding sequences:
- a CDS encoding DUF2726 domain-containing protein, whose protein sequence is MLLILLVLVISLAVLTMGPGHGGQMVWPEPGQEAADRGQPTSTIPDHLDGKVEGYFFSRSEGQVFRTLERTLSREYRVFPNVHLNDLFVITAPPQRRQATYAWRRDKHVDLLMVSLPGHCPGFAIELDGMSHGAATQQHQDKVKHIAFCNAGLPVLRPHPAEPGDDPETPPPGCTGGQAALALGLSGVMWRRPS, encoded by the coding sequence ATGTTGTTGATCCTGCTTGTCCTCGTGATCTCCCTTGCTGTCCTGACCATGGGGCCGGGCCATGGTGGGCAGATGGTTTGGCCAGAACCTGGACAGGAGGCCGCCGATCGGGGTCAGCCCACGTCCACGATCCCCGACCACTTGGACGGAAAGGTCGAGGGGTACTTCTTCAGCCGCAGCGAGGGCCAAGTCTTCCGAACGTTAGAGCGAACGCTGTCGCGTGAGTACCGCGTGTTCCCGAATGTGCACCTGAACGATCTGTTCGTGATCACCGCGCCGCCGCAGCGACGACAGGCGACGTACGCCTGGCGGCGCGACAAGCACGTGGACTTGCTGATGGTGTCGCTGCCGGGTCATTGCCCGGGCTTTGCCATTGAACTGGACGGCATGAGCCACGGCGCCGCCACCCAGCAGCACCAGGACAAGGTGAAACACATCGCTTTCTGCAATGCGGGATTGCCGGTTTTGCGGCCACACCCAGCAGAGCCTGGAGATGACCCTGAAACGCCACCTCCAGGATGTACAGGCGGTCAGGCGGCCCTTGCCCTTGGCTTGAGCGGGGTGATGTGGCGCAGGCCGTCGTGA
- a CDS encoding MBL fold metallo-hydrolase RNA specificity domain-containing protein: MLLPDGRGGREPIPASSRIERFYLSAHADRGGLLGMIARYSPGKVLLTHGDVAPRTNMAGYLNSKYEVALPKVGEVIELQDSGRRKGAFLNAGKKKLEALKERHARGKVQVRYDAEQHAVVIELPQEVDGTLFGEGEYTLEVLRGKLSRIKLRERDQEALAGMEVPEADISPD; the protein is encoded by the coding sequence GTGCTGCTGCCGGATGGCCGAGGGGGCCGCGAGCCCATCCCGGCCTCCTCCCGCATCGAGCGCTTCTACCTGTCGGCGCACGCCGACAGGGGCGGCCTGCTCGGCATGATCGCCCGCTACAGCCCGGGCAAGGTGCTGCTGACCCACGGGGACGTCGCCCCCCGCACCAACATGGCCGGCTACCTGAACAGCAAGTACGAGGTAGCCCTGCCTAAAGTGGGGGAAGTCATCGAACTGCAGGACAGCGGCCGCCGCAAAGGGGCCTTTCTCAACGCCGGCAAGAAGAAGCTCGAGGCCCTCAAGGAGCGCCATGCCCGGGGCAAGGTGCAGGTGCGCTACGACGCCGAGCAGCATGCGGTGGTCATCGAGCTGCCCCAGGAAGTGGACGGCACGCTGTTTGGGGAGGGGGAGTACACCCTGGAGGTGCTGCGGGGCAAGCTTAGCCGCATCAAGCTGCGCGAGCGGGATCAGGAGGCTCTGGCAGGCATGGAGGTGCCGGAGGCAGACATCAGTCCAGATTGA
- a CDS encoding helix-turn-helix domain-containing protein, protein MSEVRWQLDSFLKARGLTAYALAKASGIQRLSTVYRIAGKDAPVRVDLPTLAALLDGLRRLTGEDVRLTDILEYVPGSESTSEVDPLNLD, encoded by the coding sequence ATGTCCGAGGTCCGCTGGCAACTCGACTCTTTTCTCAAGGCACGTGGTCTGACCGCTTACGCGTTAGCGAAAGCGAGCGGCATTCAGCGCTTGAGTACGGTGTACCGGATTGCTGGAAAAGACGCTCCTGTCAGGGTTGATCTGCCAACCCTGGCCGCCCTGCTTGATGGTCTTCGCCGGTTAACCGGCGAAGATGTGCGACTCACAGACATTCTGGAATACGTGCCTGGATCCGAATCCACATCCGAGGTCGACCCGCTCAATCTGGACTGA
- the sufU gene encoding Fe-S cluster assembly sulfur transfer protein SufU has product MTGSGTVMQALYKEVVLEHYRRPRNFGDLPDATHAEGGHNPSCGDQLQLMLRLDGDRIEDARFTAQGCAISVASASLMTSALHGKTVEQAFALIGAFTGMIRTGEAAPELGDLAALRGVHTLHTRVKCAALPWQTLQALLNQAQLDAGHDEPGPGRP; this is encoded by the coding sequence ATGACCGGATCAGGCACCGTCATGCAGGCCCTTTACAAGGAGGTGGTGCTGGAACACTACCGCCGCCCGCGCAATTTCGGAGACCTGCCGGACGCCACGCACGCGGAGGGTGGCCACAACCCGTCGTGCGGCGATCAGCTGCAGCTGATGCTGCGGCTGGACGGGGACCGCATTGAAGACGCCCGCTTCACCGCGCAGGGCTGCGCCATCTCGGTGGCCAGCGCCAGCCTGATGACCAGCGCGTTGCACGGCAAAACCGTGGAGCAGGCCTTTGCCCTGATCGGCGCCTTTACCGGGATGATCCGCACCGGGGAAGCCGCGCCGGAACTGGGTGACCTCGCGGCCCTGCGCGGCGTGCATACCCTGCACACACGCGTGAAGTGCGCCGCACTGCCCTGGCAGACGCTGCAGGCGCTGCTCAATCAGGCGCAACTGGACGCCGGGCATGATGAACCGGGACCCGGGCGGCCCTGA